The following DNA comes from Rhipicephalus microplus isolate Deutch F79 chromosome 6, USDA_Rmic, whole genome shotgun sequence.
ATAGAGacgttgccttggagctcaaggacaccatcactgtgagctcaataccacaccttatgtcaaaatatggccaccaatgcctcgtacttattcacggtaggcctccactgtgtcttcggtgcaagcgagtggggcatgtacgacgacagtgcaaaacaccgaggtgcttgcaatgccagcgttttggtcactcgtcggatgcctgcgtgtcgacttatgccaacaaactccgttctggccaaggcacagaagaccaacgtctcgatcatcttatggatgtcactgaggtagttgatgcgacaGGAGAAGCAGCGGGAGGAGCAGAAGGTGCCTTAAAGGAAGCGGAACACTTGTCCATGGATACCCTTGGCACGCAAAATAACACCGCGAACGACGCAAGTGAAAGCAtaaatgaatgcaatgctgctgACGAACACCACTTGGACGGCCTTAAGGACAAGCCTCCTGACAATGAGGAACAAGAAGGAATGGATTGCAGTCAGACAAGGAAGCgtcaggcaccggtcaccgatgaagcaacaaCGAGTGCGCCAGATACAACAGAGCAAGTGTCTTCGTGTGGTCCACGTGTCACCTTCTTTGGGGACCGAGAGACGCGCCGCCTATGCCAGCGTCCTGAGGAAAGTGCTCCTAAAAAGTGCAAAGGAGGTAAAGCCACAGGTTGGCCTGTGGCTAAAGGTGACCTGCCAAAGTAGTAAGATATCAAAATGGCTACCGCGCTAACGTTTCccatgtgtgtagcgacactcaacgtacgtggcttgaggaatgtaaggcatcagtggcagttgcgccacgtgcttgagcagtacaacattgatgtacttgcagtgcaagagactaagaTTTCCGCTGCTCGTGACGCCGATCTTGCACTGGAAGTTTTCCGTGATTACAATTTATACATCAGCCCAGCACGTGGTGCATCCGCCGGATGCTTTTTGTTAAGTAGAAAGCACTTGAATTATATTTCGACGTCACTACATGTTGATGGGGAAGGACGCCTCATTTGTTGCGACTTATCTTTTCATTCCCATATTTggaggtttatctgtgtctatgcttcctccaaagtgaatgaaaggaattcttttttcctttctttagcttcgctactaaacactgacagaactttggtagtttttggagactttaactgtgtttgtgacgctagagatcattcatatataacaaatcgttatgatgcaagtgcagccttattgcagaaactattgaatgaccacaatttaatagatgtgggagcgcatgcaccttcctcggtgaggttcacgcactttcaaggcatctctcatgctcggcttgaccgtgtatatgtatctctaagcttat
Coding sequences within:
- the LOC119186278 gene encoding uncharacterized protein LOC119186278; protein product: MLSAGNSVSANGRGSSTPFHDEDSSYKVVLPRLPTGNDVLNSVFLHADLSGRPYRAPDFRDALLKVVSTADIIGVGQYQMSHVWMVTCANSMAKQKLVTCGELRVKGLECMVLDPETKNIRLKLLWLPPHLESRRIEEAFQAYGVVKSVEREAWRCAVMEQWMTTNRDVALELKDTITVSSIPHLMSKYGHQCLVLIHGRPPLCLRCKRVGHVRRQCKTPRCLQCQRFGHSSDACVSTYANKLRSGQGTEDQRLDHLMDVTEVVDATGEAAGGAEGALKEAEHLSMDTLGTQNNTANDASESINECNAADEHHLDGLKDKPPDNEEQEGMDCSQTRKRQAPVTDEATTSAPDTTEQVSSCGPRVTFFGDRETRRLCQRPEESAPKKCKGGKATGWPVAKGDLPK